One genomic segment of Arachis duranensis cultivar V14167 chromosome 4, aradu.V14167.gnm2.J7QH, whole genome shotgun sequence includes these proteins:
- the LOC107483587 gene encoding bidirectional sugar transporter SWEET17: MAELNFFVGVIGNIISTLMFLSPMDTFVRIIKKKSTEDFSSMPYICTLLNSSLWTYYGIIKEGEYLVATVNGFGVFVQIIYILLFLLYAPKTIKIKSAIMAGILDVGVLGAAILTSEIALKGEARTNAVGVMGAGLNILMYASPLAAMKTVVTTKSVEYMPFFLSFFFFLNGGVWLFYAFLVRDVILGVSLHSSFLLFGLILILYCIYRNGKSSSKHTSKQGLEEGSEYNEHLISHPQLS; this comes from the exons ATGGCGGAACTCAATTTCTTTGTTGGGGTCATAG GGAACATCATCTCAACCCTCATGTTTCTTTCTCCTAT GGATACATTTGTgagaataataaagaaaaaatcaacGGAAGATTTCTCAAGCATGCCTTATATTTGCACATTGCTTAACTCCTCTCTATGGACTTACTATGGAATCATAAAGGAAGGAGAGTACCTTGTGGCCACTGTTAATGGCTTCGGTGTCTTCGTCCAGATTATCTACATTCTTCTATTCCTTCTCTATGCACCAAAAACAATCAAG ATAAAGAGTGCGATTATGGCTGGGATATTGGATGTTGGGGTGTTGGGAGCAGCAATATTAACAAGTGAAATAGCATTGAAGGGAGAGGCTCGTACTAATGCAGTTGGTGTCATGGGTGCAGGCCTTAACATTCTTATGTATGCTTCACCTCTTGCTGCCATG AAAACAGTGGTGACGACAAAGAGTGTAGAATATATGCCATTCTTTCTttcgtttttcttctttctaaACGGTGGCGTTTGGTTGTTTTACGCTTTTCTTGTTCGCGATGTTATTCTTGGGGTAAGTCTACattcttctttccttttattTGGACTAATA TTGATACTATATTGTATCTATAGAAATGGAAAATCATCATCTAAGCACACTTCAAAGCAGGGATTGGAAGAAGGATCTGAATACAATGAGCATCTCATTTCTCATCCCCAACTTAGCTAA